The genomic region CTCCTCTTTCAGGCAAGTGTTCCAGCGGTGTCCTGGTGTTATCAGCAGGTACAGAaccctttccctctgctccacacCAGTGaggccagccctggggtgctgggcccagagctgggctgcccagTATGGGACACAGGCACAGACTGGACAGAgtccagcacagggccatgAAGGTGatggagggactggagcatctctgccatgaggagaggctgagagagctgggaccgcccagcctggagcagagcaggctcagggcatctCATCCATGGGGATAAAAACCtggggggaggctgcagaggggacagggccaggcACAGTCCAAGGGGCCTCGGGCACAAGTGACACACAGGAAGGGCCCTCTGAGCTCAGGAGGCACTTCTGCACTGGgagggtggctgagcactggtgcaggtgcccagggaggtgggggagtctccatccctggagagactcaaaagccacctggacacatcctgggcagctggctctgggtggccctgatggagcaggggctgggcagggtgacctccagaggtgcctccagcctcccccagcctgaGATCTTACCCCAGTGCTACTGGCAGAAGTGTGAAATGGGCCTGAAGTCAGGGGCTCTGTGTCAGTGAGGTgtgaggcagtgctgggattaGGAAAAGGTCCTGGTGGACACAAGGGTGATCCCAGGGGGTTGGTGCTGTGCAGCCACTTTCAGCAGGTAGCATTGTGTGGCaccagggcacaggggctgggtgcCCTGAGTTGGGTACCctgaagggctgcagggacCTCCAGGCACGTGTCACTGGGGGTCTGGGACAGTGGAGGGGATCAGTGGCACTCTGCAGGTGGAGGAGGGAAATATGAAAGGGTAGAGAGAAAAAGGGTATGAGGTGGTTGTGTTGAAAATAGGGCTGGTCAGTGTAGTGTCTGCCAGAGCCCTGTACCATCCTGTCTGCCCTCTTAAATCCATTTTCACCTATTTCTCTGTGAATCTCCCAGCCTGTGTGGATGTGTGCTGCAAGGAGTAAAtgccagctgctggagagatgGCACAGGTTGGCCATGGGAGATGGAATCAGCAGGGGAACTGGTGAGGTTCAGCACAAGATACTGAAAGGCTGGGAGGGTAGGTGGGTATAAAGCTGGGGCTCCATGGGATGCAGGCCTCACAAAATTGCAGATTTAGGGACAGGACCTGACATCAGGTGAGGTTGTGGGGTGATACTTCAGCTGGAtgtccagctgtgctcccacGATAAATACATCAATACATGTGGTCAAACCATCCAGTGGAGCCCCATGAGCCACCCCTGGCTGGAATCCCCCTGTagggctggttctgctgctTGGACAGGTGTGgtggatgaggaggaggagagccgGCTCAGCCTCCAGTAGTGAGGCTAAAACCTGTCAGCCAGGCAAGAGGCAACAGGTTGTGTGGagctctggctgggaagggctctGGTCGTCTCCTCCTGAGGAGGAAGCCCTGAATCCCACCGGGTGACAGACAAGAGGGTGTGACTGTGCCACAGAGGGGATGGGTCTCTGAAGCAGTGCCCCAGGCTGACCCCCCACTCTTGCTGTGGCCACACAGCCCAGGTTGGGACAAGACATGGCTGTCACAGCTGCTGGCCTGCTCCCCACCACAGGTCCTGCACACCTTCACAGAGCCACTCAAGGGGCAAGGATGAGGCCAGGAGAAGTTTATTGAGGAATGGTGACTGTGCtgtctccagcactgccagagtcagCCCTGGGGGCAGAGGCTGCCTGGGCTTGCTCAGTCCTAAAGTGCCACTGCTCTTGCAGCTTCCTTTTCCCTGTGGGGCCCTGCCGTGCCCGGCTGTGCCAAGTGCCCtcctcctggggcagctctggctcatcccagccgggtggtttggggttgggcttggggttagggttagggttagttGTGCTATGCCATTGTGGGCCCATGCACACactctgggctccccagccaCGTGGCAGCGACGCTGCAGGCCTGAGACCCCGCTGCTGTTTTTTCCAATCCCGCTGCCCCCACCGGCTGTTCTTTCCCCGTAAAATCAGGATATTATTGGGAACAGGTGAAaggaggaggggctgaggctggTAGCATCCCGCAGGCTCTGCGGGTGCtgtcagggagcagctgtgctcGAGACATCAGTCCAAAGAATCTCCTCTCCTGCACCTTTTACTTGGGTGTCTTTGTCGGGGTCAGGCCAGACCCCACATTTCCAGATCCTGGATGCAGAACTCCTCCCGGTGTGATAGGGTCTCGTTGTCGAAAGTCTcgcagggctggctgcccccgTGGTGCAGGTCCCCGTCCAGCCACAGCCCAAACCTTCCGCTGCGAATGTGCCAAGAGCACGGTCAGCTGCGACCTGCCTCCTCCATGGCTGGGGGACCTCCCACGCCACCTCCCGGGCGGCCAGCGACCTCCGGTCCTCACTCTCTGTTCCCCAAAACGGACATGAGACGGGACAAGCAGCTGGCCCAGGTCTGCCACCgtgcctgcaggcagggaaggggcagggagcGGGCAGGGAGCGGGCTGGGAACTGGCAGCCCTTCCAGCAGGCAGTAGGGTTAGGGAATGAAAggcccagtgctgctggacaaCCAGTGCCAGTGTTTTGGGGTTCAAACCATCACCACGTGCTTGGACCCAGCTCCAAGGGCAGCCTGGGTTCCTGTCGTGGCTCTGATGGCCATCGGGGCTTGGGCCCTCCGAGCCGCTGAAGTTGCCGGTGCAGTTCCTACCTGCCCCCACCGACCATCAGCAGATTCACATCCCCTTTCACAAAGAAGTCGTTCCTGCCCGTCCACCTGAACACCTGTACGGGGACAGCACACAGAGGGGACCGTGGGCTTGGGCAGtgtccccattcctgttccTGTCCTGCGAGgaccagctgggggctgctgagcCAAGCTGGCTCTGCTCGGGCACCTCCGTGTTCCACGTCTCCTGGCCGAGCCTGTGGTTCGGATCCATCCCTGCCAACAGCCCtgtgagccctgccagggcacagctgccaccaCTTACGCCCGGTCACATGCACAGCGGTGCCCGACATGGCTGCCTCCACACTCtgtcagcccagagctgggctg from Haemorhous mexicanus isolate bHaeMex1 chromosome 18, bHaeMex1.pri, whole genome shotgun sequence harbors:
- the TLDC2 gene encoding TLD domain-containing protein 2 isoform X1, yielding MGCEDPAGEGQRGWEGAPAAAEEEEPCRLVLSTPSSILRDREIEELGPQLPPRLTQQPWHLLYSTGRDGFSLRTLYRSGARPDSPALLLIRDTEAQAFGAFSATAIRSSSGFYGTGETFLFSFCPELKVFRWTGRNDFFVKGDVNLLMVGGGRHGGRPGPAACPVSCPFWGTESEDRRSLAAREVAWEVPQPWRRQVAADRALGTFAAEGLGCGWTGTCTTGAASPARLSTTRPYHTGRSSASRIWKCGVWPDPDKDTQVKGAGEEILWTDVSSTAAP